The following coding sequences lie in one Hyalangium ruber genomic window:
- the ftsL gene encoding cell division protein FtsL, which yields MTQVNSRNAVSVGRVLVHLLPAVLLFALFAAVGILHVTSRVLVVDMGYRLSKAETESRTLTRENDRLKLELATLKAPTRLEKLAREQLGMAMPAGSAVVALPPELPGAKRNGRPEARTPATVRVAERGNAR from the coding sequence ATGACCCAGGTGAATTCGCGCAATGCCGTGTCGGTGGGTCGCGTGCTGGTACATCTGTTGCCGGCGGTGCTGCTCTTCGCCCTGTTCGCCGCGGTGGGCATCCTCCACGTCACCAGCCGGGTGCTGGTGGTGGACATGGGCTACCGGCTGTCCAAGGCCGAGACCGAGAGCCGCACGCTGACGCGCGAGAACGATCGGCTCAAGCTGGAGCTGGCCACGCTCAAGGCGCCCACGCGGCTGGAGAAGCTGGCCCGGGAGCAGCTCGGCATGGCGATGCCCGCGGGCTCGGCGGTGGTGGCGCTGCCTCCGGAGCTGCCCGGCGCCAAGCGCAATGGCCGGCCCGAGGCGCGCACCCCGGCTACCGTGCGCGTGGCCGAGCGGGGGAACGCTCGGTGA
- a CDS encoding phosphatidate phosphatase App1 family protein, with amino-acid sequence MNLPARCLALAALLTSSLALAGPAVLLSPVIGRTDSVVLQGRVLKEAPTKGSSVLSRNLRRLTAPNWKGAKVEVSFLGVTTVVTSGHDGAFEVNLQPPQGTPFPSGFYVAEAKVAGASARARVEVVADTAPFLVISDFDDTLAISHVIRPTKLMENALLKDSDTQEVVPGMSAFYGCLKAPTSPSFALVSGSPVQYGARIGDFLGRHSFPAFGLYLRDLGPSTLSNYKQPVIRRLLRQFSQPVVLVGDSGEKDPEIYAQIREEFPGRVKAIYIRNAGRTENASRFTDMILFGEAREAAEHAAKNGLADAACVAGAFPAPVPSTAESTTP; translated from the coding sequence TTGAACTTGCCTGCTCGCTGTCTCGCCCTCGCCGCCCTGCTCACGTCCTCCCTGGCCTTGGCGGGTCCCGCCGTCCTCCTGTCTCCCGTCATCGGACGGACTGACAGTGTGGTGCTCCAAGGACGGGTATTGAAGGAGGCGCCCACGAAGGGCAGCTCCGTGCTCTCGCGCAACCTGCGCCGCCTCACCGCGCCCAACTGGAAGGGTGCCAAGGTGGAGGTGTCCTTCCTGGGGGTCACCACCGTGGTGACGAGCGGGCACGACGGCGCCTTCGAGGTGAACCTCCAGCCGCCCCAGGGCACCCCGTTCCCCTCTGGCTTCTATGTGGCGGAGGCGAAGGTGGCCGGCGCCAGCGCCCGCGCGCGCGTGGAGGTCGTCGCCGACACTGCCCCGTTCCTCGTCATCTCCGACTTCGATGACACGCTGGCCATCAGCCATGTCATCCGGCCGACGAAGCTGATGGAGAACGCGCTTCTCAAGGACTCGGACACGCAGGAGGTGGTGCCCGGCATGTCGGCCTTCTACGGGTGCTTGAAGGCTCCGACGTCGCCCTCCTTCGCCCTGGTGAGCGGCTCGCCCGTGCAGTACGGCGCGCGCATCGGTGATTTCCTCGGTCGCCACAGCTTCCCCGCCTTCGGCCTGTACTTGAGGGATCTGGGCCCGAGCACGTTGTCCAACTACAAGCAGCCCGTCATCCGCCGGCTGCTGCGCCAGTTCTCCCAGCCCGTGGTGCTGGTGGGAGACTCGGGCGAGAAGGACCCGGAGATCTACGCGCAGATCCGCGAGGAGTTCCCCGGGCGCGTGAAGGCCATCTACATCCGCAACGCCGGCCGCACGGAGAACGCGAGCCGCTTCACGGACATGATCCTCTTCGGAGAGGCGCGCGAGGCCGCCGAGCACGCCGCGAAGAACGGGCTGGCCGACGCCGCCTGTGTCGCCGGGGCCTTCCCCGCGCCGGTGCCCTCCACCGCCGAGAGCACCACGCCATGA
- the mraZ gene encoding division/cell wall cluster transcriptional repressor MraZ produces the protein MFRGVYEHQIDAKGRTSLPARLRETLVGAYDERLILTTALDPCLHAYPVREWEALENALGKRNPMEPGVKTLMRLYVASAQECPLDKMGRVLIPPPLRSHAGLEKDVVWVGMVKVMEVWSRAGWAKAQEDARAAVDSADVARVLAELRQ, from the coding sequence GTGTTCCGAGGCGTCTATGAGCACCAGATCGACGCGAAGGGGCGCACCAGCCTCCCGGCCCGGCTGCGCGAGACGCTGGTGGGCGCCTACGACGAGCGGCTCATCCTCACCACGGCGTTGGATCCGTGCCTGCACGCCTACCCGGTGCGGGAGTGGGAGGCGCTGGAGAACGCGCTGGGCAAGCGCAACCCCATGGAGCCAGGGGTGAAGACGCTGATGCGCCTCTACGTGGCCAGCGCCCAGGAGTGCCCGCTCGACAAGATGGGGCGGGTGCTCATCCCGCCGCCGCTGCGCTCGCACGCGGGGCTGGAGAAGGACGTGGTGTGGGTGGGGATGGTGAAGGTGATGGAGGTTTGGAGCCGCGCTGGCTGGGCCAAGGCCCAGGAAGACGCGCGTGCCGCGGTGGACTCGGCGGACGTGGCGCGAGTGCTCGCGGAGCTTCGGCAGTAG
- a CDS encoding serine/threonine-protein kinase, producing MLLPAEGQEFGKYQLLDRIAVGGMAELYRARMTAAAGVTRHVVIKKILPHYAGNSDFVSMFINEARIAVGLSHGNIAQVLDFGEVDGEYYLALEFVHGQTLSRVMRRARNKELRVLPVPLALRVAIDMLQGLAYAHNRLDESGRPLHIIHRDVSPQNVLLGYEGQVKLVDFGIARARMASRLESEETAAQGKYLYFAPEQARGRELDSRTDIFAAGVVLYEMLCGKLPWQGERMEVLERIARGDFPPPRAVNPGLPVELERIILTAMAVEREQRYPTAQAFSEALEKYLHTVVPDFPGSALAHFMAYLFESELVSEGRPIRLPPDFLAQLDLWGKGPLEPPPRPPSLSRIPTLAPPPPVRPEPPRKRSWLPPWVVLGVPALALLVATGILLSNEEDATFDVEITSTPQGASVWVDGQLQPAHTPTLIPLSADREHLLEVHAIGMESWSQRVQAEEGTTLAVRAQLRPARPPASLKSSTGTTTQASAQRLAYEGRFPLPNFELRAAGHAFRVPPSSAARLRLDPSRTYSLRTEGTLKHGHPAGATLSTVAYYLEGGTALRARESFGLVGPEEIRVRNAFALYLFVPDATTADNTGSIRVHVRETQSDTGVTVMVDARQHAVTPRLEESFTLTGLDAATTYEVRLRDTARPAQTRGVEGEAVGRVLVLQDKGCVAPEGGAWKKGPPAQVVETGRATRFSGVTSLRFTFPDDDLEDNAGGLPVEVRLVAGPRPEGC from the coding sequence GTGCTGCTGCCGGCCGAGGGCCAGGAGTTCGGCAAGTACCAACTGCTCGACCGCATCGCGGTGGGCGGGATGGCGGAGCTCTACCGTGCGCGAATGACGGCGGCCGCCGGCGTCACCCGGCACGTGGTCATCAAGAAGATCCTCCCCCACTACGCGGGCAACAGCGACTTCGTCTCGATGTTCATCAACGAGGCGCGCATCGCCGTGGGGCTGAGCCACGGCAACATCGCCCAGGTGCTCGACTTCGGAGAGGTGGACGGCGAGTACTACCTGGCCCTGGAGTTCGTGCACGGCCAGACGCTGTCGCGCGTCATGCGCCGCGCGCGGAACAAGGAGCTGCGGGTGCTGCCGGTGCCGCTGGCGCTGCGCGTGGCCATCGACATGCTCCAGGGCCTGGCGTACGCGCACAACCGGCTGGACGAGAGCGGGCGACCGCTCCACATCATCCACCGGGACGTCAGCCCGCAGAACGTGCTGCTCGGCTACGAGGGCCAGGTCAAGCTGGTGGACTTCGGCATCGCCCGGGCGCGGATGGCCAGCCGGCTCGAGTCCGAGGAGACGGCCGCCCAGGGCAAGTACCTGTACTTCGCGCCGGAGCAGGCGCGAGGCCGCGAGCTGGACTCGCGCACCGACATCTTCGCCGCGGGCGTGGTGCTCTACGAGATGCTCTGCGGGAAGCTGCCCTGGCAGGGCGAGCGCATGGAGGTGCTCGAGCGCATCGCCCGGGGTGACTTTCCGCCCCCACGCGCCGTGAACCCGGGCCTGCCCGTGGAGCTGGAGCGCATCATCCTCACGGCCATGGCGGTGGAGCGCGAGCAGCGCTACCCCACGGCGCAGGCCTTCAGCGAGGCGCTCGAGAAGTACCTGCACACGGTGGTGCCAGACTTCCCCGGCAGCGCCCTGGCGCACTTCATGGCCTACCTCTTCGAGTCGGAGCTCGTGTCCGAGGGTCGGCCCATCCGCCTGCCGCCTGACTTCCTGGCGCAGCTCGACCTGTGGGGCAAGGGCCCGCTCGAGCCCCCGCCCCGGCCGCCCTCGCTCTCGCGCATCCCCACGCTCGCGCCGCCGCCCCCTGTGCGGCCAGAGCCCCCCCGCAAGCGCTCCTGGCTGCCGCCCTGGGTGGTGCTGGGCGTTCCCGCCCTCGCCCTGCTGGTGGCCACGGGCATCCTCCTCTCGAATGAGGAGGATGCGACGTTCGACGTGGAGATCACCTCCACGCCCCAAGGGGCCTCCGTCTGGGTGGATGGCCAGTTGCAGCCCGCCCACACGCCCACGCTCATCCCCCTGTCGGCGGACCGCGAGCACCTGCTGGAGGTTCACGCCATCGGCATGGAGTCCTGGAGCCAGCGCGTCCAGGCCGAAGAGGGCACCACCCTGGCCGTGCGCGCCCAGCTTCGCCCCGCGCGGCCTCCCGCCTCCCTGAAGTCCTCCACGGGCACCACCACCCAGGCCTCCGCCCAGCGCCTGGCCTACGAGGGCCGCTTCCCCCTGCCCAACTTCGAGCTCCGCGCGGCGGGGCACGCCTTCCGCGTGCCACCCTCCTCCGCCGCCCGGCTGCGCCTGGACCCCTCGCGCACGTACTCGCTGCGCACCGAGGGGACGCTGAAGCATGGCCACCCGGCGGGGGCCACCCTCTCCACGGTGGCCTATTACCTGGAGGGCGGCACCGCGCTGCGGGCGCGAGAGTCCTTCGGCCTCGTGGGGCCCGAGGAGATCCGCGTGCGCAACGCGTTCGCCCTCTACCTCTTCGTGCCGGACGCCACCACGGCGGACAACACGGGCAGCATCCGCGTCCACGTGCGCGAGACGCAGAGCGACACGGGCGTCACCGTGATGGTGGACGCGCGCCAGCACGCGGTGACGCCGCGCCTCGAGGAGAGCTTCACCCTGACCGGCCTGGATGCCGCCACCACCTATGAGGTCCGCCTGCGCGACACGGCGCGCCCCGCGCAGACCCGAGGCGTGGAAGGAGAGGCCGTGGGCCGGGTGCTCGTCCTCCAGGACAAGGGGTGCGTCGCGCCGGAAGGGGGGGCCTGGAAGAAGGGGCCTCCGGCGCAGGTGGTGGAGACGGGGCGGGCCACCCGCTTCAGCGGGGTGACTTCGCTGCGCTTCACCTTCCCGGATGATGACCTGGAGGACAATGCCGGGGGCCTCCCGGTCGAGGTGCGCCTGGTGGCTGGCCCTCGTCCGGAAGGCTGCTGA
- a CDS encoding PilZ domain-containing protein, whose translation MQISPHDSSVRLKVSYKTPEALIDEYTRSVGQGSVTLETRRSLTRGTRFVFEMQAEGVAESVEVVGEVVNVTPRPGGRYHLTVKYATSVDRAALDAVLQRIFAQEHEKLRRHPRVPLNVRAIEATPFSPAFYVRDISRGGVGMEVDAPALPAMVKVGTPFLLEMELAPGPLLLPGEVMWTSTAFRAHSPVTPVFGVSFKDLPKDSAERLEALLSLDALPPGPWWARVSFGQEALSRMP comes from the coding sequence ATGCAGATTTCGCCGCACGACTCCAGCGTTCGCCTGAAGGTGTCCTACAAGACGCCCGAGGCCCTCATCGATGAGTACACCCGAAGTGTCGGGCAGGGCAGCGTCACCCTGGAGACGCGGCGCAGCCTGACGCGGGGCACGCGCTTCGTGTTCGAGATGCAGGCCGAGGGGGTAGCCGAGTCCGTGGAGGTGGTGGGCGAGGTGGTGAATGTCACCCCGCGCCCCGGCGGGCGCTACCACCTGACGGTGAAGTACGCCACGAGCGTGGACCGGGCGGCCCTGGACGCGGTGCTGCAGCGCATCTTCGCGCAGGAGCACGAGAAGCTGCGTCGCCACCCGCGCGTGCCGCTCAACGTGCGCGCCATCGAGGCCACGCCCTTCTCGCCGGCCTTCTATGTGCGGGACATCTCGCGCGGCGGCGTGGGCATGGAGGTGGATGCGCCGGCCCTGCCCGCCATGGTGAAGGTGGGCACGCCGTTCCTGCTGGAGATGGAGCTGGCGCCGGGGCCGCTGCTGCTGCCGGGCGAGGTGATGTGGACGTCCACGGCGTTCCGGGCGCACTCGCCGGTCACGCCCGTCTTCGGGGTCAGCTTCAAGGATCTGCCGAAGGACTCCGCTGAGCGGCTGGAGGCGCTGCTGTCCCTGGACGCGCTGCCGCCGGGCCCCTGGTGGGCCCGGGTGAGCTTCGGCCAGGAAGCCCTCTCGCGCATGCCCTGA
- a CDS encoding acyl-CoA dehydrogenase family protein, translating to MVAIPESSPSSELPTGGAFLLQEVGSTRIVSPETFTEEQRLYLKTALQFSREQVMPQSDRIEAKDNALLRELLRRAGELGLLMTDIPEAYGGMGLDKTTSLLLAECMSLQGSWSVTFGAHVGIGTLPIVWFGNEAQKAKYLPQLATGEKVAAYALTEQGSGSDALGAKTKAVLSADGTHYVLNGSKLYITNAGFADVFVVFAKVNGDKFTGFIVERDTPGFTVGPEEHKMGIRGSSTCPLFFEDARVPVENVLGEVGRGHKIAFNILNYGRLKLGAGVVGGMKLAIEDTVRFAQERKQFNTPIVRFPLLREKFARMATLTYALESMTYRTAGLVDAKLSGKERQAKDYDAHVIAAIEEYAIESSIMKVFGSEALGHVVDDAVQIHGGAGYIEEYPIERAYRDARINRIFEGTNEINRMLISGLLLKRAVKGELPLLAVAQSVEDELTHGTLPRARHEDALSAEERAAECLKRMALYGLKTAAETFGTELEQHQEVLAGLSDVVMDAFALDTMVTRTRQGVDAKGAMDPARVAMTRLFGMEAMTRSFDRTRRALCASAQGEALQAHLAKLAPLQVFTPYNPAELREAVVTAVEQAGGYPRSAA from the coding sequence ATGGTTGCCATTCCCGAGTCCTCGCCGTCGTCGGAGCTGCCCACGGGCGGAGCGTTCCTCCTGCAGGAGGTGGGCTCCACCCGCATCGTCAGCCCGGAGACGTTCACCGAGGAGCAGCGCCTCTATCTGAAGACGGCCCTGCAATTCAGCCGCGAGCAGGTGATGCCCCAGTCGGACCGCATCGAGGCGAAGGACAACGCGCTCCTCAGGGAGCTGCTGCGGCGCGCCGGGGAGCTGGGGCTGTTGATGACCGACATCCCCGAGGCCTACGGGGGCATGGGGCTCGACAAGACGACGTCCCTGCTGCTGGCCGAGTGCATGAGCCTGCAGGGCTCGTGGTCGGTCACCTTCGGTGCGCACGTGGGCATCGGCACGCTGCCCATCGTCTGGTTCGGCAACGAGGCGCAGAAGGCGAAGTACCTGCCGCAGCTCGCCACGGGAGAGAAGGTGGCGGCGTACGCCCTCACCGAGCAGGGCAGCGGCAGCGACGCGCTGGGGGCGAAGACCAAGGCGGTGCTGTCGGCGGACGGCACGCATTACGTGCTCAACGGCTCGAAGCTCTACATCACCAACGCGGGCTTCGCGGACGTGTTCGTGGTGTTCGCCAAGGTGAACGGCGACAAGTTCACCGGCTTCATCGTGGAGCGCGACACGCCTGGGTTCACCGTGGGGCCCGAGGAGCACAAGATGGGCATCCGCGGCTCCTCCACGTGCCCGCTCTTCTTCGAGGACGCGCGTGTGCCGGTGGAGAACGTGCTGGGCGAGGTGGGGCGCGGGCACAAGATCGCCTTCAACATCCTCAACTACGGGCGGCTGAAGCTGGGCGCGGGCGTAGTGGGCGGGATGAAGCTCGCCATCGAGGACACGGTGCGCTTCGCCCAGGAGCGCAAGCAGTTCAACACGCCCATCGTGCGCTTCCCGCTCTTGCGGGAGAAGTTCGCGCGCATGGCCACGCTCACCTACGCGCTGGAGTCGATGACGTACCGCACTGCGGGCCTGGTGGACGCGAAGCTGTCCGGGAAGGAGCGGCAGGCGAAGGACTACGACGCGCACGTCATCGCCGCCATCGAGGAGTACGCCATCGAGTCGTCCATCATGAAGGTGTTCGGCTCGGAGGCGCTCGGCCACGTGGTGGACGACGCGGTGCAGATCCACGGCGGCGCGGGCTACATCGAGGAGTACCCCATCGAGCGTGCCTACCGCGACGCGCGCATCAACCGCATCTTCGAGGGCACCAACGAGATCAACCGCATGTTGATCAGCGGGCTGCTGCTCAAGCGCGCGGTGAAGGGCGAGCTGCCGCTGCTCGCGGTGGCGCAGTCGGTGGAGGACGAGCTCACCCACGGCACGTTGCCCCGGGCGCGGCACGAGGACGCGCTGTCGGCGGAGGAGCGGGCCGCCGAGTGCCTCAAGCGCATGGCCCTCTACGGCCTGAAGACGGCGGCGGAGACGTTCGGCACCGAGCTGGAGCAGCACCAGGAGGTGCTCGCGGGGCTCTCGGACGTGGTGATGGACGCGTTCGCGCTCGACACGATGGTGACGCGCACGCGCCAGGGCGTCGATGCCAAGGGGGCGATGGACCCGGCCCGGGTGGCGATGACACGGCTGTTCGGCATGGAGGCGATGACGCGCTCGTTCGATCGGACCCGGCGGGCGCTGTGCGCCTCGGCGCAGGGCGAGGCGCTCCAGGCACACCTGGCGAAGCTGGCCCCGCTGCAGGTCTTCACCCCGTACAACCCCGCGGAGCTGCGCGAGGCGGTGGTGACGGCGGTGGAGCAGGCCGGCGGCTATCCGCGTTCGGCGGCCTAG
- a CDS encoding STAS domain-containing protein, translating to MNWMSEARQSTEVVASGDRVETLMLEGELGERELAQVSEELFRRLQRGLRQMVLDFSEVPHLNYRGVKLLVGSAESFRRAGGDVKLAGLSPYLAAIFRAAGAHASFEMYPHMNDARAAFALSRAPFV from the coding sequence ATGAACTGGATGTCGGAGGCAAGGCAGAGCACCGAAGTGGTCGCCAGCGGCGACCGCGTGGAGACGTTGATGCTGGAGGGCGAGTTGGGCGAGCGGGAGCTGGCACAAGTGTCCGAGGAGCTCTTCCGCCGGCTGCAGCGCGGGCTGCGGCAGATGGTGCTCGACTTCAGCGAGGTGCCGCACCTGAACTACCGCGGCGTGAAGCTGCTGGTGGGCAGCGCCGAGTCGTTCCGCCGGGCCGGTGGCGACGTGAAGCTGGCGGGCCTCTCGCCGTACCTGGCCGCCATCTTCCGCGCGGCGGGCGCGCACGCCAGCTTCGAGATGTATCCGCACATGAACGATGCGCGAGCCGCCTTCGCGCTCTCTCGGGCGCCGTTCGTCTAG
- a CDS encoding CarD family transcriptional regulator: protein MPEGLQLAVGDRVVYPNQGVCLVSAIDVKEVAGQKLTFVTMRREEDGAVVMVPQAKVTAIGVRKVATAEEVEAIYSFLRSDSDKADLDWKLRARTNQDRMTAGGILGLAEVVKGLQVLSELRPLPTKERELYDNARHLLVSEVAAALNIPEVNAEDSIDIVLFPPGRERPKRTAEEFKQRGEDEDLGLEGDLLGLDGDLDLPPDEEAPAEEEEAPAEEEGGEEEGGDEEGAPKGRKKAAKSDEAPAAEAGAEGEAPKRKRGRPPKPKPEGEAAAAPAAPKKRGRPPKPKPEGEAAAPAAPKKRGRPPKKKPEGETE, encoded by the coding sequence ATGCCAGAAGGACTCCAGCTCGCGGTCGGCGACCGGGTGGTCTACCCCAACCAGGGTGTCTGCCTCGTCTCTGCCATCGATGTGAAGGAGGTGGCGGGTCAGAAGCTGACCTTCGTCACCATGCGCCGGGAAGAAGATGGCGCGGTGGTGATGGTGCCCCAGGCCAAGGTGACGGCCATCGGGGTGCGCAAGGTCGCCACCGCCGAGGAGGTGGAGGCCATCTACTCGTTCCTCCGCTCCGACAGTGACAAGGCGGACCTGGACTGGAAGCTGCGCGCGCGCACCAACCAGGACCGGATGACCGCTGGCGGAATCCTCGGCCTGGCCGAGGTCGTCAAGGGCCTGCAGGTGCTCAGCGAGCTGCGGCCGCTGCCCACCAAGGAGCGCGAGCTGTACGACAACGCGCGCCACCTGCTGGTGTCCGAGGTGGCCGCCGCGCTGAACATCCCCGAGGTCAACGCCGAGGACTCGATCGACATCGTCCTCTTCCCGCCGGGCCGCGAGCGGCCCAAGCGCACCGCGGAGGAGTTCAAGCAGCGCGGCGAGGACGAGGACCTGGGCCTGGAGGGCGACCTGCTCGGGCTCGACGGCGACCTGGACCTGCCGCCGGACGAGGAGGCTCCCGCCGAAGAGGAAGAGGCTCCCGCCGAGGAGGAGGGTGGCGAGGAGGAGGGCGGCGACGAGGAAGGTGCGCCCAAGGGTCGCAAGAAGGCCGCCAAGTCGGACGAGGCCCCGGCCGCGGAGGCAGGCGCGGAGGGCGAGGCCCCGAAGCGCAAGCGCGGCCGTCCGCCCAAGCCGAAGCCCGAGGGTGAGGCCGCGGCGGCGCCGGCGGCACCGAAGAAGCGAGGCCGCCCGCCCAAGCCGAAGCCCGAGGGTGAGGCCGCGGCACCGGCGGCGCCGAAGAAGCGGGGCCGTCCGCCCAAGAAGAAGCCCGAGGGAGAGACCGAGTAG
- the rsmH gene encoding 16S rRNA (cytosine(1402)-N(4))-methyltransferase RsmH — MAFSHQTVLLEETVQLLQPGAGKVIIDGTLGGGGHTEALLARGATVIGVDRDPVALAAATSRLGAQERFQARQGNFGELLRVAADVLPVDGVLVDLGVSSPQLDEAERGFSFNKDGPLDMRMGAEGRTAAELIAEEDERELARIIYELGEESFSRPIARELKRALPTRTLEAAEVVKRAVPRKAWPKRIHVATKTFQALRMAVNGELEALDALLSALPTLLKVGGRAAVISFHSLEDRKVKEAFRALVGACRCPPGLPVCACGGQGDFAAVTKKAVSASEVELEANPRSRSAHLRVVEKIR, encoded by the coding sequence TTGGCCTTCAGCCACCAGACCGTCCTGCTGGAAGAGACGGTGCAGCTGCTGCAACCCGGAGCGGGCAAGGTGATCATCGACGGCACACTGGGTGGCGGTGGCCATACGGAGGCGCTCCTGGCTCGGGGCGCCACCGTCATTGGCGTGGACCGCGATCCGGTGGCGCTCGCCGCCGCCACCTCCCGGCTCGGTGCCCAGGAGCGCTTCCAGGCGCGCCAGGGCAACTTCGGGGAGCTGCTCCGGGTGGCCGCGGATGTGTTGCCGGTGGACGGGGTGCTGGTGGATCTGGGTGTGTCCTCGCCCCAGCTGGACGAGGCCGAGCGCGGCTTCTCCTTCAACAAGGACGGGCCGCTGGACATGCGCATGGGCGCCGAGGGGCGCACCGCCGCGGAGCTGATCGCCGAGGAGGACGAGCGAGAGCTGGCCCGCATCATCTATGAGCTGGGCGAGGAGTCCTTCTCGCGGCCCATCGCCCGCGAGCTCAAGCGCGCCCTGCCCACGCGCACGCTGGAGGCCGCCGAGGTCGTCAAGCGCGCGGTGCCGCGCAAGGCCTGGCCCAAGCGCATCCACGTGGCGACCAAGACGTTCCAGGCGCTGCGCATGGCCGTCAACGGCGAGCTGGAGGCGCTGGATGCGCTGCTGTCCGCGCTGCCCACGCTGCTCAAGGTGGGCGGGCGCGCGGCGGTCATCTCCTTCCACTCGCTCGAGGATCGCAAGGTGAAGGAGGCGTTCCGCGCGCTGGTGGGCGCCTGCCGCTGCCCGCCGGGCCTGCCGGTGTGCGCCTGCGGTGGCCAGGGCGACTTCGCCGCGGTCACGAAGAAGGCCGTCTCCGCCTCGGAGGTCGAGCTGGAGGCCAACCCCCGTTCTCGTAGCGCGCACCTGCGCGTAGTGGAGAAGATCCGATGA